Proteins encoded within one genomic window of Dyadobacter chenhuakuii:
- a CDS encoding RagB/SusD family nutrient uptake outer membrane protein, with protein sequence MKLNYKHWIFLAALGSFGLVSCDTEFLDVTPPTEIPSEEVWKEGPLAEGFVTGIYAGLQQGGFSEQMLASLTDEAVFTHTGRNINTVNEGSLSPSNLGWVDDTYGWGPMYTRIRAANLAIANLKTATFTDETLKARLMGESYFLRGYYYQQLVRYYGSAPIITRVYNLNEDYSVPRNTYEECVNRIVTDLDSAAMLLKGKTIVKGRASEAAALSLKSRVLVYAASDLHDMTTAKAKSAVLAAYPNPEFLGYVSGDRKARWTAAHAAAKAALAATDGGYKLNLTAPVTPAQGRINYISIAMGGASADKSLDASAANEIIFGRYFTPSLSEGARQTGLNNGPNGYHNWAGNTPIGLLVDDYELMDGTRFSWTNPTHKAAPYKNRDPRFYATVMFDGADWKPRPSDAKDPANQIQTGAYDLLDDKGALINRKGLDTRSSSIEDWNGSRTGYYMRKFIDPNPALYDNTDRQNIPWPFIRTTEVVFNYIEASIEVGQEAEALLWLNRIRFRSGMPALKVTGAALKEAYRHEKRIEMAYEEQRYHDARRWMIAKETLGRPLEYINVLGKFKPGKTMKEPYHYDTDVYTYTYTPVVEKSHENRTWVDKMYFRPFSRDEINRNAKLVQNPGYDK encoded by the coding sequence ATGAAACTGAATTATAAACATTGGATATTTTTAGCAGCACTTGGCTCATTCGGGCTGGTGTCCTGCGACACGGAATTCTTGGACGTAACGCCTCCAACTGAAATTCCGTCAGAAGAAGTTTGGAAGGAAGGTCCGCTTGCCGAAGGATTTGTAACAGGTATTTACGCGGGTCTTCAGCAAGGCGGTTTTAGTGAGCAGATGCTGGCTTCTCTTACGGATGAAGCAGTATTTACGCACACAGGCCGGAACATTAATACGGTAAACGAAGGAAGTTTGAGTCCTTCCAATCTTGGCTGGGTAGATGATACTTATGGCTGGGGCCCGATGTATACCAGGATCAGGGCTGCAAACCTTGCGATTGCTAATCTGAAAACGGCGACTTTCACGGATGAAACTTTGAAAGCCCGTCTGATGGGAGAATCTTATTTCCTGCGCGGATATTACTATCAGCAGCTTGTTCGCTACTACGGATCTGCGCCGATCATTACGAGGGTTTATAACCTGAATGAAGATTACTCTGTGCCCCGTAACACCTATGAAGAATGTGTGAACCGCATCGTTACTGACCTGGACAGCGCTGCCATGTTGCTGAAAGGCAAAACGATTGTGAAAGGCCGTGCAAGCGAAGCGGCTGCATTGTCGCTGAAATCCAGAGTGTTGGTTTATGCTGCCAGCGATTTGCATGATATGACGACTGCGAAAGCCAAATCAGCTGTGCTTGCTGCTTACCCTAACCCTGAATTCCTGGGTTATGTATCCGGTGACAGAAAGGCGCGCTGGACGGCTGCGCATGCTGCTGCAAAAGCGGCACTGGCTGCAACGGACGGTGGATATAAACTTAATCTGACTGCTCCGGTAACGCCTGCACAGGGAAGGATCAATTACATTTCCATCGCTATGGGCGGTGCGAGTGCTGATAAATCACTGGACGCATCTGCTGCCAATGAAATCATTTTCGGACGGTATTTCACACCTAGCCTTAGCGAAGGTGCCCGTCAGACCGGCTTGAACAACGGTCCTAACGGTTACCACAACTGGGCTGGAAATACGCCTATCGGCCTGCTGGTTGATGATTACGAACTGATGGACGGAACACGTTTCAGCTGGACCAATCCAACGCACAAAGCAGCTCCTTACAAAAACCGCGATCCCCGTTTCTACGCAACCGTAATGTTTGACGGTGCAGACTGGAAGCCGCGCCCATCGGATGCAAAAGATCCTGCGAACCAGATCCAGACAGGTGCATATGACCTTTTGGATGACAAAGGCGCATTGATCAACCGCAAAGGATTGGATACACGCAGCAGCTCAATCGAAGACTGGAATGGTAGCCGTACAGGATATTACATGCGTAAATTCATTGATCCAAACCCTGCATTGTATGACAATACGGACCGTCAGAATATCCCTTGGCCGTTCATCCGTACTACGGAAGTTGTGTTCAACTACATTGAGGCAAGCATTGAAGTAGGCCAGGAAGCGGAAGCTTTGCTATGGCTTAACAGGATACGTTTCCGTTCCGGTATGCCCGCATTGAAAGTGACCGGCGCTGCTTTGAAAGAAGCGTATCGTCATGAAAAACGCATTGAAATGGCTTACGAAGAGCAACGTTACCACGATGCACGCCGCTGGATGATCGCCAAAGAAACATTGGGTCGTCCGTTGGAATACATCAACGTTTTGGGCAAGTTCAAGCCAGGTAAGACGATGAAAGAGCCGTATCACTATGATACAGACGTTTATACTTACACTTATACCCCGGTTGTCGAGAAATCGCATGAAAACCGTACATGGGTTGATAAAATGTATTTCCGTCCTTTCAGCCGTGATGAGATCAACCGTAACGCGAAGCTGGTACAAAACCCAGGTTACGATAAATAA
- a CDS encoding SusC/RagA family TonB-linked outer membrane protein, translating into MGISKPEKGRGLSRYFFSLFLTFIVTAGTFAQDVTVKGKVNDEQSQGLPGVSVVVKGTSTGTVTDLEGNYTVNAPGSATLVFSFIGYITQEIPLGNKTSLDVKLLTDTKALEEVVVVGYGTAKKATLTGSVTAVKGGELAKAPATNLSNTLSGRLPGVSAVQGSGEPGYDGSAIRIRGTNSLGNSNALIVVDGVPNRSGGLDRLNPADIESVSVLKDAAAAIYGSRAGNGVILITTKRGKTGKPQLSYDLNMGIGQPTRTPTMSNATQYATIRNELQIYDNLEVGEWAGALQGFNTNGAYTRKDNGNVLNAVFTPDDIKKFSDGSDPLIHPNTDWYGSVIRNWSPQQRHNLQLTGGSENIRYLASLGHINQEGNYVKSATGYKQYDMRINLDTKINKYVSANLGLTLREEFRRFPNGGGAGDIFRMLMRGKPTEIAIWPDGRPGPDIENGQNPAVITTNTTGYNHDKRDYIQTNGSLEILIPGVEGLKVNAMAAIDKQIRRQKSFQKPWTLYYWDKKTYEADGTSPFLTGTVRSTFSDPRLTETSSQELSIQLTGQVSYEKSFGSHNFNVMAGIQREKVDADGFFAYRRYFISPVVDQLFAGGTPEQNIGNSGSTTANGITYNNTDLFNRARLSYFGRAGYNFKEKYLAEFLWRVDGSYVFPQDGRFGFFPGISAGWRISEEDFWKGNINFLNNVKIRGSWGQMGAEPYLVGTEILAEYQYLSTMGFGSYVINDQVAKTLLESRVANKAFTWEVANNMNFGIEGTLFRDKVAFEFDYFVNNRSNILIPKTGSTPSSAGIDGKLPPQNLGKLQNKGWEFKVSYDGSLDDFTYSVSVNGGYAKNQIKFWDETPGAPTYQQTTGMPYNSFLAYQYDGVFRDQSEVDANPLDYKGITGTIRPGDMKFKDINGDGRITADDKVRSEKTNRPQFTGGASINLGYKAFDLSILFQGALGGLQYIGQTESGDIGNYLQYAYDNRWTIDNPSSTEPRLANRNNTYYTNFDNAGANTYFLRSNNYLRLKNIELGYNLPSEIGSKIGLGNLRLYVNGLNLFTFDKIKIWDPESTSSNGQYYPQSRVLNAGVRVTF; encoded by the coding sequence ATGGGGATTTCTAAACCTGAAAAAGGCCGGGGCCTAAGCCGGTACTTTTTTTCCCTTTTTCTGACGTTCATCGTCACGGCCGGTACATTTGCTCAGGATGTTACGGTAAAGGGAAAAGTCAATGATGAGCAGTCGCAGGGGCTTCCCGGCGTTAGCGTTGTGGTAAAAGGTACTTCTACGGGTACCGTCACGGATTTGGAAGGAAATTACACGGTGAATGCACCAGGATCCGCAACGTTGGTATTTTCATTTATCGGTTACATTACACAGGAGATTCCGCTGGGCAACAAAACCAGTCTGGATGTAAAATTGCTTACCGATACCAAAGCACTTGAAGAAGTGGTGGTTGTAGGTTACGGAACTGCCAAGAAAGCAACATTAACAGGCTCGGTAACAGCTGTTAAGGGAGGCGAGTTGGCAAAGGCACCAGCAACCAACCTTTCCAACACATTAAGCGGTCGTCTGCCGGGTGTGTCTGCTGTACAAGGCAGCGGTGAGCCGGGTTACGATGGTTCTGCCATCCGTATCCGTGGAACCAACTCGTTGGGTAACAGCAATGCACTGATCGTTGTGGATGGTGTTCCCAACAGAAGTGGTGGTCTGGACCGTCTGAACCCTGCCGATATTGAGAGCGTATCCGTTTTGAAAGATGCGGCGGCGGCTATCTACGGTTCGCGTGCAGGTAACGGGGTTATTCTGATCACTACAAAAAGAGGTAAGACTGGAAAACCACAGTTGTCGTACGATTTGAACATGGGTATCGGGCAGCCTACGCGCACCCCAACAATGTCAAATGCAACGCAATACGCTACAATCCGTAACGAATTGCAGATTTATGATAACCTCGAAGTAGGTGAGTGGGCAGGTGCGTTGCAAGGGTTCAATACCAATGGCGCTTACACAAGAAAAGACAACGGCAATGTATTGAATGCAGTTTTCACACCGGATGATATCAAGAAATTTTCGGATGGATCTGATCCTTTGATTCACCCGAACACAGACTGGTATGGCAGCGTGATCCGTAACTGGTCGCCGCAGCAACGTCACAACCTGCAGTTAACCGGCGGTAGTGAGAACATCAGATACCTGGCATCCCTCGGACACATTAACCAGGAAGGTAACTATGTAAAATCTGCAACAGGTTACAAACAGTATGATATGCGTATCAATCTGGATACAAAAATCAACAAATATGTAAGTGCGAACCTGGGCCTGACGCTTCGTGAAGAATTCCGTCGTTTCCCTAATGGTGGTGGTGCAGGTGATATTTTCCGTATGTTGATGCGCGGAAAACCTACTGAGATCGCGATCTGGCCGGACGGAAGACCTGGTCCTGATATTGAGAATGGTCAAAACCCTGCGGTTATTACAACCAACACAACAGGTTATAACCATGACAAACGTGACTATATCCAAACAAACGGTTCTCTCGAAATCCTTATTCCGGGTGTTGAAGGCTTGAAAGTGAATGCAATGGCAGCGATTGATAAGCAAATCCGCCGTCAGAAGTCATTCCAGAAACCATGGACGCTTTATTATTGGGATAAGAAAACCTATGAAGCGGATGGAACTTCTCCATTCCTGACGGGAACTGTTCGTTCTACATTCAGCGATCCGCGTTTGACTGAAACTTCCTCTCAGGAATTGTCTATTCAGCTGACAGGTCAGGTCTCTTACGAGAAATCTTTCGGCTCGCATAACTTCAACGTAATGGCTGGTATCCAGCGCGAGAAAGTGGATGCGGATGGTTTTTTTGCTTACCGTCGCTACTTTATCTCACCGGTTGTGGATCAGCTTTTTGCGGGCGGAACGCCTGAGCAGAACATTGGTAACTCAGGTTCTACAACGGCTAACGGGATAACTTATAACAATACAGATTTGTTTAACAGAGCTCGTTTGAGCTACTTCGGTAGGGCTGGTTATAACTTCAAAGAGAAATATCTTGCGGAATTCCTTTGGCGCGTGGATGGTTCTTACGTATTCCCGCAGGATGGCCGTTTTGGTTTCTTCCCAGGGATTTCGGCAGGTTGGAGAATTTCGGAAGAAGATTTCTGGAAGGGCAATATCAACTTCCTGAACAATGTTAAAATCCGTGGTTCATGGGGACAAATGGGAGCTGAGCCGTATTTGGTCGGAACAGAAATCCTTGCTGAATACCAGTATTTGTCAACAATGGGCTTTGGTTCTTACGTGATCAACGATCAGGTTGCTAAAACGCTTCTTGAATCACGTGTGGCTAACAAGGCATTTACATGGGAGGTTGCCAACAATATGAACTTCGGTATCGAGGGAACATTGTTCCGCGATAAAGTTGCTTTCGAATTTGATTATTTCGTGAACAACCGTTCGAATATTCTGATCCCAAAAACGGGTTCTACGCCTTCCAGTGCCGGTATTGACGGAAAACTTCCTCCTCAAAACCTGGGTAAGCTGCAAAACAAAGGATGGGAATTCAAAGTGAGCTATGATGGCAGCTTAGACGACTTTACTTACTCTGTGAGCGTGAATGGTGGTTATGCGAAGAACCAGATCAAATTTTGGGATGAAACGCCGGGTGCACCTACGTACCAGCAGACAACGGGAATGCCATATAACTCATTCCTGGCGTATCAGTACGACGGTGTGTTCCGCGATCAGAGCGAAGTTGATGCCAACCCATTGGATTACAAAGGTATCACAGGAACGATCCGTCCGGGTGACATGAAGTTTAAGGATATCAACGGAGATGGAAGAATCACAGCTGATGATAAAGTAAGATCTGAAAAAACAAACCGTCCGCAATTCACCGGCGGTGCGTCGATCAACTTAGGTTACAAAGCATTTGACCTTTCAATCCTGTTCCAGGGCGCATTAGGCGGGTTGCAGTACATTGGACAAACGGAGTCGGGTGACATTGGTAACTATCTGCAATATGCATATGATAACCGCTGGACCATCGATAATCCAAGTTCAACAGAACCTAGGCTGGCCAACAGAAATAACACTTATTATACCAATTTCGACAACGCCGGTGCCAACACTTATTTCCTGAGAAGCAACAATTATCTGCGTCTTAAAAACATTGAGCTTGGTTACAATCTGCCTTCTGAAATTGGAAGCAAAATCGGTTTGGGTAACCTGAGACTGTATGTTAACGGACTTAACTTGTTCACATTTGACAAGATTAAGATCTGGGATCCGGAATCTACAAGCTCAAACGGACAATACTATCCGCAATCGCGAGTACTTAATGCAGGTGTACGTGTAACTTTTTAA